In one window of Primulina tabacum isolate GXHZ01 chromosome 8, ASM2559414v2, whole genome shotgun sequence DNA:
- the LOC142553325 gene encoding uncharacterized protein LOC142553325 isoform X2 yields the protein MSSQDRVRRYTRGSRRRKPMLDVDLNVVPQMPCGQEGTSNHASSQDRQEGNLPLTAAIDLDAYDDDVIISSPRAFAEAKNNSRRNHGHTVVVDLESEERPSRNKRARFPTSQTICDFYINLEGSSNSNSMRNRGQRATVTPPPPKEPTFSCPVCMGTLVEETSTKCGHIFCKACIKAAIAAQGKCPTCRRKITMKDMIRIYLPATNSA from the exons ATGAGCAGCCAGGATCGAGTCAGGAGGTATACAAGGGGTAGTAGACGGAGGAAGCCAATGTTGGATGTCGATCTTAATGTTGTGCCCCAAATGCCATGTGGTCAGGAGGGGACTTCAAATCACGCAAGTTCTCAGGACAGGCAGGAAGGAAACCTACCACTGACTGCAGCAATCGACCTGGATGCATATGATGATGATGTTATCATATCTTCCCCAAGAGCTTTTGCAGAG GCTAAAAACAATTCTAGAAGAAATCATGGACATACTGTTGTGGTTGATCTTGAATCTG AAGAAAGGCCATCTCGCAACAAGCGTGCAAGGTTTCCTACGAGCCAAACAATTTGCGATTTCTACATAAATCTAGAAGGCAGTAGCAATTCCAATTCCATG CGAAACAGAGGACAGAGAGCGACAGTGACACCGCCGCCACCAAAGGAGCCTACATTTAGTTGTCCAGTTTGCATGGGCACATTGGTTGAGGAGACGTCCACCAAGTGTGGTCACATTTTTTGCAAAGCATGCATCAAAGCTGCCATAGCTGCTCAGGGCAAATGTCCTACCTGTAGGAGGAAAATCACTATGAAAGACATGATTAGAATTTATCTTCCCGCCACAAACAGTGCTTAA
- the LOC142553325 gene encoding uncharacterized protein LOC142553325 isoform X1, with product MSSQDRVRRYTRGSRRRKPMLDVDLNVVPQMPCGQEGTSNHASSQDRQEGNLPLTAAIDLDAYDDDVIISSPRAFAEAKNNSRRNHGHTVVVDLESEERPSRNKRARFPTSQTICDFYINLEGSSNSNSMLQRNRGQRATVTPPPPKEPTFSCPVCMGTLVEETSTKCGHIFCKACIKAAIAAQGKCPTCRRKITMKDMIRIYLPATNSA from the exons ATGAGCAGCCAGGATCGAGTCAGGAGGTATACAAGGGGTAGTAGACGGAGGAAGCCAATGTTGGATGTCGATCTTAATGTTGTGCCCCAAATGCCATGTGGTCAGGAGGGGACTTCAAATCACGCAAGTTCTCAGGACAGGCAGGAAGGAAACCTACCACTGACTGCAGCAATCGACCTGGATGCATATGATGATGATGTTATCATATCTTCCCCAAGAGCTTTTGCAGAG GCTAAAAACAATTCTAGAAGAAATCATGGACATACTGTTGTGGTTGATCTTGAATCTG AAGAAAGGCCATCTCGCAACAAGCGTGCAAGGTTTCCTACGAGCCAAACAATTTGCGATTTCTACATAAATCTAGAAGGCAGTAGCAATTCCAATTCCATG CTTCAGCGAAACAGAGGACAGAGAGCGACAGTGACACCGCCGCCACCAAAGGAGCCTACATTTAGTTGTCCAGTTTGCATGGGCACATTGGTTGAGGAGACGTCCACCAAGTGTGGTCACATTTTTTGCAAAGCATGCATCAAAGCTGCCATAGCTGCTCAGGGCAAATGTCCTACCTGTAGGAGGAAAATCACTATGAAAGACATGATTAGAATTTATCTTCCCGCCACAAACAGTGCTTAA